One window of Sardina pilchardus chromosome 2, fSarPil1.1, whole genome shotgun sequence genomic DNA carries:
- the ftr66 gene encoding E3 ubiquitin/ISG15 ligase TRIM25 produces MAQTHRVLNSEEFCCPICLDLLKDPVAIPCGHSYCMSCIRDYWASDGDLETVSCPQCRQSFTPQPILKRNTLLAEMVEKLKRTHLQQAATPAASTASTASTASASGPCADTPEEDVLCDLCTRSKRRAVKSCLVCLASYCKLHLQAHYESPALKRHKLVEAAGQLQEKICPHHDKLLEIYCRSDQRCVCVLCVMDEHKGHDTVPAAAESTKKQKELGSVRRKFKLSIHAREKELLELRQAVDTLKESAQGAMETSDRVFTELISSIARRHSEVRGLIKAQEQAAATLLAQLETNLAQLRKQDTQLELLLHSDDHIHFLQCCHSLSGPSGVTDPASIHTDPLLDFGKMNSAVYALRKRLEDVLKVEWPKITRAASTVKFIQSPEPKIRPEFLYYSCPFKLDPKTAHKDLSLSQDNEMVTVRAREHSCPDHPERFDYWCQVLASEGLSGCCYWEAEWSGMGVNMAVAYRDMSRKGEGGDSHFGRNDRSWSLFCSRKGYSFWHNNVVTKVPGPLSFKIGVYLDYRAGTLSFYSVSDTMTLLHRAKATFTQALYPGYEFACCGASVKLTQME; encoded by the exons TGCATCCGAGACTACTGGGCCAGTGACGGCGACCTGGAGACGGTcagctgcccccagtgcagGCAGTCCTTCACCCCCCAGCCCATCCTGAAGCGCAACACGCTCCTGGCCGAGATGGTGGAGAAGCTGAAGAGGACGCACCTCCAGCAGGCCGCCACACCTGCCgcctccaccgcctccaccgcctccaccgCGTCCGCTTCCGGGCCCTGCGCGGACACGCCGGAGGAGGACGTGCTGTGCGACCTGTGCACGCGGAGCAAGCGGCGCGCCGTCAAGTCGTGCCTGGTGTGCCTGGCGTCCTACTGCAAGCTGCACCTGCAGGCGCACTACGAGTCGCCGGCGCTCAAGCGGCACAAGCTGGTGGAGGCGGCCGGGCAGCTGCAGGAGAAGATCTGCCCGCACCACGACAAGCTGCTGGAGATCTACTGCCGCTCCGACCAGAGGTGCGTCTGCGTGCTGTGCGTCATGGACGAGCACAAGGGCCACGACACGGTCCCCGCCGCAGCCGAGAGCACCAAGAAGCAG AAGGAACTGGGCTCAGTGAGGAGGAAGTTTAAGCTGAGCATCCACGCCAGAGAgaaggagctgctggagctcagGCAGGCTGTGGACACCCTGAAG GAATCTGCCCAAGGGGCGATGGAGACCAGCGACAGGGTCTTCACGGAGCTGATCTCCTCCATCGCCAGACGGCACTCTGAGGTGCGGGGGCTGATCAAGGCGCAGGAGCAGGCTGCTGCGACCCTCCTGGCCCAGCTGGAGACCAACCTGGCCCAGCTCCGCAAGCAGGACACGCAGCTGGAGCTCCTGCTCCACTCCGACGACCACATCCACTTCCTCCAG TGCTGCCATTCACTCTCAGGCCCCTCTGGTGTCACGGACCCAGCCAGCATCCACACAGACCCGCTGCTGGACTTTGGGAAGATGAACAGTGCAGTCTATGCCTTGAGGAAGAGACTCGAGGATGTCCTCAAGGTGGAATGGCCAAAGATCACCAGAGCAG CAAGCACTGTGAAATTTATCCAGAGTCCAGAGCCCAAGATCAGGCCAGAGTTCCTATACT ACTCTTGTCCATTTAAATTAGACCCTAAAACAGCCCACAAGGACCTCTCCCTGTCTCAGGACAACGAGATGGTGACGGTGCGTGCCAGGGAGCATTCCTGCCCAGACCACCCCGAGCGCTTTGACTACTGGTGCCAGGTGCTGGCGTCCGAGGGGCTGTCCGGgtgctgctactgggaggccgAGTGGAGCGGGATGGGGGTCAACATGGCTGTGGCCTACAGGGACATGAGccgaaagggagagggaggggattcTCACTTTGGCCGAAACGACAGGTCCTGGAGCCTCTTCTGTTCGCGGAAAGGCTACTCCTTCTGGCACAACAACGTAGTCACCAAGGTCCCCGGCCCATTATCGTTCAAGATAGGTGTGTACTTGGACTACAGGGCAGGGACCCTGTCCTTCTACAGTGTCTCTGACACCATGACCCTTCTGCATCGAGCGAAAGCGACATTCACTCAGGCCCTCTATCCCGGCTATGAGTTCGCCTGTTGCGGAGCCTCTGTGAAGCTGACTCaaatggagtga
- the nfatc4 gene encoding nuclear factor of activated T-cells, cytoplasmic 4, with the protein MGAAPGSGWEEGEFEFKLVFEEDQTRGPSPLSNADRDPSSVGERTERAPAHLETSNSTDTSTHIGQPLGIPSPPSSSSQRAGMHSPPPRRALVREFSGTYESLPARSIQVSESRVLECPSIQITTISPEDDSALAGGGYWDTGGGWDRERLYLPLLDPFCYRDGMTGAGSLSPSPASSPSSRGWLSPASSCDSLLAEEEELNEATSHFCLSPSSRPTSPGGKKRRNSPCASPCTSRRSSYSEEHPSALETGQGDPQSQAPGGGCELNIPQKTRKTSLEQVSSRELEQDHAPPAQSSPCPLPESRGLRREPPSMGMNYLSVPPALGWGRTRASAHSPLFRSNALPPLDWPLPSQFDQYELRIEVQPRPHHRAHYETEGSRGAVKASPGGHPVVKLVGYTERQPLSLQVFVGTADDRSIRPHPFYQIHRVTGKMVGTASQESIQAGTKLLDIPLNPETNMTALIDCAGILKLRNSDIELRKGETDVGRKNTRVRLVFRTHIPLAPPLAPPGRVLALQVASLPIECSQRSAQELPVVESVSLTSCSVEGGEELLLGGSNFLPTSRVLFMERGSDGKLQWEEEAHIDHDKSNECLLCVRVPPYSDQSASRPVPVCLYVSNGKRKRSSTHCFKYLPIMFKEEDPLLSHPSVLPLEGVGMGPFGGSGVSDRGLHLRGDTPMDERGLGFHLPPYPSDFSYSGQNYQEEYCSKPEGQEESGGGGGGRGALSERQPSFESLELGFTELLPPLYPRGVAQPPSPSPSPWLDSPYLSSSPSPSHSSSLSPFPASSPISTSPLPPLPHSPYHPSCPYPQEVCPCPCPSPPANHVLPQDLYPPPPYSQYEGWETHGRGPPDRESAGGMKMQEGPLEFASSSSMHHITLEEVTEFIGEDIRSFQSGPHMESRPG; encoded by the exons ATGGGGGCTGCGCCGGGCTCGGGCTGGGAAGAGGGGGAGTTCGAGTTCAAGTTGGTGTTTGAGGAGGATCAGACCCGCGGCCCATCCCCGCTGAGCAACGCCGACCGGGACCCCAGCTCCGTGGGGGAGAGGACGGAGAGAGCCCCTGCGCATCTTGAAACAAGCAACAGCACCG ATACCTCCACACATATCGGCCAGCCGTTGGGCATCCCGTCGCCACCCAGCTCCTCCAGTCAGAGGGCCGGGATGCATTCCCCACCCCCACGGAGAGCCCTGGTGCGGGAGTTCAGCGGGACGTACGAGAGCCTTCCTGCACGATCCATACAG GTGTCTGAGTCCAGAGTTCTCGAGTGCCCCAGCATCCAGATCACCACCATCTCCCCTGAGGATGACTCGGCGCTGGCCGGAGGAGGTTACTGGGACACCGGCGGCGGTTGGGACCGCGAGCGCCTCTACCTGCCGCTGCTGGACCCCTTCTGTTACCGCGACGGCATGACGGGGGCGGGCTCGCTCAGCCCCAGCCCCGCCTCCAGCCCGTCCTCCCGCGGCTGGCTCAGCCCGGCCTCCAGCTGCGATTCGCTgctggccgaggaggaggagctgaacGAGGCCACCTCCCACTTCTGCCTGTCGCCCTCCTCCCGCCCCACCTCCCCCGGGGGCAAGAAGCGCCGGAACTCCCCCTGCGCCTCCCCGTGCACCTCGCGCCGGAGCAGCTACTCCGAGGAGCACCCGTCGGCCCTGGAGACGGGGCAGGGGGACCCCCAGAGTCAGGCGCCGGGCGGAGGCTGTGAGCTCAACATCCCCCAGAAGACCAGGAAGACCTCCCTGGAGCAG gTCTCCTCCAGAGAGCTGGAACAGGACCATGCCCCTCCTGCTCAGAGCTCTCCGTGTCCACTGCCAGAGTCACGGGGCCTGAGGCGGGAGCCCCCCTCTATGGGGATGAACTACCTGTCCGTGCCTCCTGCCCTGGGGTGGGGCAGGACCAGGGCTAGTGCACATAGCCCTCTGttcag GTCAAACGCCTTGCCTCCACTTGATTGGCCACTCCCCTCTCAGTTTGACCAGTACGAGCTGCGCATTGAGGTGCAGCCTCGCCCGCATCATCGCGCCCACTATGAGACAGAGGGCAGTCGGGGCGCAGTCAAGGCATCGCCCGGAGGCCATCCTGTCGTGAAG CTTGTTGGgtacacagagagacagccGCTCTCCTTACAGGTGTTCGTGGGAACCGCTGATGACCGGTCCATCCGACCACACCCATTCTATCAGATTCACCG AGTCACAGGGAAAATGGTGGGCACTGCCAGTCAGGAGAGTATCCAGGCTGGGACTAAACTCCTGGATATCCCACTCAATCCAGAGACCAACATGACGGCTTT AATTGATTGTGCGGGCATTCTGAAGCTGAGGAATTCCGACATAGAACTCAGGAAAGGAGAAACTGACGTCGGGAGAAAGAACACGCGTGTCCGTCTGGTTTTCCGCACACACATTCCGCTGGCTCCACCGCTAGCTCCACCCGGACGGGTGCTGGCCCTGCAGGTGGCGTCTCTGCCAATCGAATGCT ctCAGCGTTCGGCTCAGGAGCTGCCGGTGGTGGAGTCGGTGAGCCTGACGTCGTGCTccgtggaggggggagaggagctgctgctgggcgGCTCCAACTTTCTGCCCACCTCCCGGGTGCTCTTTATGGAAAGAGGTTCag ATGGAAAACTACAGTGGGAAGAAGAGGCTCACATAGATCATGATAAAAGTAACGAG tgcctgctgtgtgtgcgagtgccACCCTACAGTGACCAATCAGCGAGCCGCCCTGTACCAGTCTGCCTGTACGTGTCCAATGGGAAGAGGAAAAGAAGCAGCACCCACTGTTTCAAGTACCTGCCAA TCATGTTCAAAGAGGAGGACCCCCTCCTGTCCCATCCCTCAGTGCTGCCCCTGGAGGGGGTGGGCATGGGGCCCTTCGGGGGCTCAGGGGTGTCGGACAGGGGCCTGCACCTTAGAGGGGACACCCCCATGGACGAGCGAGGCCTGGGCTTCCACCTGCCCCCGTACCCCAGTGACTTCTCTTACTCAGGGCAAAACTACCAGGAGGAGTACTGCTCCAAGCCCGAGGGccaggaggagagcggaggtggaggtggagggaggggggctttGTCCGAGAGGCAGCCCAGCTTTGAGAGCTTGGAGCTGGGCTTTACCGAGCTCCTGCCCCCCCTGTACCCCCGCGGCGTTGCCCAGCCTCCGTCGCCCTCTCCCTCGCCGTGGCTAGACTCCCCGTACCTGTCGTCCTCGCCGTCCCcgtcccactcctcctccctcagccCGTTCCCCGCCAGCAGCCCTATCTCCACCTCCCCGTTGCCCCCGTTGCCCCACTCGCCCTACCACCCCAGCTGCCCCTACCCCCAGGAGGTGTGCCCCTGCCCGTGCCCATCCCCACCGGCCAATCACGTCCTCCCTCAGGACCTCTACCCGCCGCCCCCTTACAGTCAGTACGAGGGCTGGGAGACGCATGGCAGGGGGCCCCCAGATAGGGAGTCCGCAGGGGGCATGAAGATGCAGGAAGGACCCCTGGAGTTCGCCAGCTCCTCATCCATGCACCACATCACACTGGAGGAGG TCACTGAGTTCATTGGGGAAGACATCAGATCTTTCCAGTCTGGTCCACACATGGAGAGCAGACCTGGATGA
- the ltb4r2b gene encoding leukotriene B4 receptor 2b, with the protein MANPTKPSLITAIARANVSSNITEDPSLVSNDASTIVGAIILTLVFLIGVPGNLFIIWSILARSRKRSITTLLILNLACADGFLMALTVFFVVYLAKQSWIFSRFLCKTLFYLCNVNMYASIMLITLMSLHRLVAVVWPHHVGIINKKRIALRVLGGVWVLVLLLALPALIFRQVREDVTATGKRYVCAPQHDKGQYGKLEVFQYMFETVMGFVVPYAVIVSSYVCILRRLRRTKFTRRVRSENLIHAIIVVFAVFWLPYHIINMIQVSAALAGEGTTVAQRLEKIWRPSRAVTSSLAFISSCANPILYTFAGRSYIKTNGLAFMARLFEGTSPDSGTRKMRKETIGLKTTDSSTSAGGQAVINGTQTTTK; encoded by the exons ATGGCAAACCCTACCAAGCCTTCTCTTATCACTGCAATTGCAAGAGCCAACGTTTCATCAAACATCACAGAGGATCCAAGTCTCGTCAGTAATGACGCCTCGACCATTGTGGGCGCCATCATCCTCACCCTGGTCTTCCTCATCGGCGTGCCTGGGAACCTCTTCATCATCTGGAGCATCCTGGCGCGCTCGCGCAAGCGCTCCATCACCACCCTGCTCATCCTCAACTTGGCGTGCGCCGACGGCTTCCTCATGGCCCTGACCGTCTTCTTCGTGGTCTACCTGGCCAAGCAGAGCTGGATCTTCAGCAGGTTCCTGTGCAAGACGCTCTTCTACCTGTGCAACGTCAACATGTACGCCTCCATCATGCTCATCACGCTGATGAGCCTCCACAGgctggtggcggtggtgtgGCCCCACCACGTGGGCATCATCAACAAGAAGCGGATCGCGCTGCGCGTGCTGGGCGGCGTctgggtgctggtgctgctgctggcgctgCCCGCTCTGATCTTCAGACAGGTGCGCGAGGACGTCACCGCAACGGGAAAACGCTACGTGTGCGCGCCGCAGCACGATAAAGGGCAATACGGCAAATTG GAGGTGTTCCAGTACATGTTTGAGACGGTGATGGGCTTCGTAGTGCCATATGCAGTGATCGTGAGCAGCTATGTCTGCATCTTGCGACGCCTGAGAAGGACAAAGTTCACTCGCCGGGTCCGCAGTGAAAACCTCATCCATGCCATTATTGTGGTCTTTGCCGTATTTTGGCTACCCTACCATATCATAAATATGATACAG GTTTCGGCTGCGCTTGCTGGAGAGGGCACCACTGTGGCACAAAG ACTGGAAAAGATCTGGAGACCCAGTCGTGCGGTGACGTCCTCCCTGGCTTTCATCAGCAGCTGCGCCAATCCCATCCTGTACACTTTTGCAGGAAGGTCTTACATCAAAACTAACGGCCTGGCCTTCATGGCTCGTCTGTTTGAGGGAACTTCTCCGGACTCGGGCACCAGGAAGATGAGGAAAGAAACGATAGGGCTGAAGACAACAGATTCCTCCACCAGTGCAGGGGGTCAGGCTGTGATAAACGGAACACAAACAACTactaaatag